The Hyalangium gracile genome contains a region encoding:
- a CDS encoding hybrid sensor histidine kinase/response regulator, whose amino-acid sequence MAVDPLLQGLVSGFAAEAQEVCQKVTMDLLDLERGGLDTDGLNKAYVRLGRHLHTLKGSAASLGLQDLSEIAHKLEDALAPLRATIQQMPRPVVDMLLHGLDIFLLRVHAHADGRGDSLPDYTLALAQLVAEAPPPAQAAAAPAPVATPAAPVAPVAPPPPVAPPPPVISAPPVAPAPVDTSRDESGESEGSGWRVGARQVTSLMREVERLREVRLRMEERSRELERVVALLARQGLLAETAEARTLLSGVGRAMRSDGEETADIVDALEEGLKAITTRPVRTILEPLQRMVRDLSRQLGKEARLSVVGAEVSLDRRLLEKLNGALVHLLRNAVDHGLETPAERERAGKHHEGALTLRIEQQGNLLFLESSDDGRGIDVKKIRQVAESRGLANSEELARMNDNQIRDLIFRPSFSTRTDVTDTSGRGVGLDAVRAAVETLQGRIEVASTLGQGTRFMLTLPVELGSSPVLVVRVFDQMMGLPMLAVEATQLTKMSALRVTRRRAQLEYQGQILPVVDLGSRLGLRAAHMPSEGQPLMVISAGGKRVALAVDSVVGDRDLVIRPLPAEVRDVPAYQGAATLSRGELMLILRPSWLVSEPAALTASTPQSRRALVVDDSLTARALHRAMLEAGGFTVHLASSGKSALERLLSDTYDVIICDLEMEEMDGETLIRKLRERPETRDLPVILVSTHESGRERGRAAGADGFLSKRDCASGRLLAEVLDVMSRRGGRS is encoded by the coding sequence ATGGCCGTTGATCCGCTCCTTCAGGGGCTCGTCTCCGGCTTCGCCGCCGAGGCCCAGGAGGTCTGCCAGAAGGTCACCATGGACCTGCTGGACCTGGAGCGCGGTGGCCTGGACACCGACGGGCTGAACAAGGCCTACGTCCGGCTGGGGCGCCACCTGCACACGCTCAAGGGCAGCGCCGCGAGCCTCGGCCTGCAGGACCTGAGCGAGATCGCCCACAAGCTGGAGGACGCGCTGGCTCCCCTGCGCGCCACCATCCAGCAGATGCCCCGGCCCGTGGTGGACATGCTGCTGCACGGCCTGGACATCTTCCTGCTGCGCGTCCACGCGCACGCGGATGGCCGGGGCGACTCGCTGCCTGACTACACGCTCGCGCTCGCGCAGCTCGTCGCCGAGGCTCCGCCCCCGGCCCAGGCCGCGGCGGCTCCCGCGCCGGTGGCCACTCCCGCGGCGCCCGTCGCGCCCGTCGCGCCGCCTCCTCCCGTCGCGCCTCCTCCGCCCGTCATCTCCGCTCCGCCCGTGGCTCCCGCCCCTGTGGATACGTCCCGGGACGAGAGCGGGGAGAGCGAGGGCTCGGGCTGGCGTGTCGGCGCGCGGCAGGTGACGTCGCTCATGCGCGAGGTGGAGCGCCTGCGCGAGGTGCGCCTGCGCATGGAGGAGCGCTCCCGCGAGCTGGAGCGCGTGGTGGCGCTGCTGGCCCGGCAGGGCCTGCTGGCCGAGACGGCCGAGGCGCGTACCCTGCTGTCCGGCGTGGGCCGCGCGATGCGCTCCGACGGAGAGGAGACGGCCGACATCGTCGACGCGCTGGAGGAGGGCCTCAAGGCCATCACCACGCGCCCGGTGCGCACCATCCTCGAGCCCCTGCAGCGCATGGTGCGAGACCTGTCGCGCCAGCTGGGCAAGGAGGCCCGGCTCTCCGTGGTGGGCGCGGAGGTGTCGCTGGACCGGCGCCTGCTGGAGAAGCTCAACGGCGCGCTGGTGCACCTGCTGCGCAACGCGGTGGACCATGGCCTGGAGACGCCCGCAGAGCGCGAGCGCGCGGGCAAGCACCACGAGGGTGCGCTCACCCTGCGCATCGAGCAGCAGGGCAACCTGCTCTTCCTCGAGTCCAGTGACGACGGACGCGGCATCGACGTGAAGAAGATCCGTCAGGTGGCCGAGTCCCGGGGGCTGGCCAACTCCGAAGAGCTGGCGCGGATGAACGACAACCAGATCCGCGACCTCATCTTCCGCCCCAGCTTCAGCACCCGCACGGACGTGACGGACACCTCTGGGCGCGGCGTGGGCCTGGACGCGGTGCGCGCCGCGGTGGAGACGCTCCAGGGCCGCATCGAGGTGGCCAGCACGCTGGGGCAGGGCACGCGCTTCATGCTCACCCTGCCGGTGGAGCTGGGCAGCTCGCCCGTGCTGGTGGTGCGCGTGTTCGATCAGATGATGGGCCTGCCCATGCTGGCGGTGGAGGCCACCCAGCTGACGAAGATGAGCGCCCTGCGCGTCACCCGGCGGCGGGCGCAGCTGGAGTACCAGGGACAGATCCTCCCGGTGGTGGACCTGGGCTCGCGCCTGGGCCTGCGCGCCGCCCACATGCCCTCCGAGGGCCAGCCGCTCATGGTCATCAGCGCCGGCGGCAAGCGGGTGGCGCTCGCGGTGGACTCGGTGGTGGGCGACAGGGATCTCGTCATCCGCCCGCTGCCGGCCGAGGTGCGCGACGTGCCCGCCTACCAGGGCGCCGCCACCCTCAGCCGCGGCGAGCTGATGCTCATCCTGCGCCCCAGCTGGCTGGTGTCCGAGCCCGCGGCCTTGACGGCCAGCACGCCCCAGAGCCGCCGGGCGCTGGTGGTGGATGACTCGCTCACCGCGCGCGCCCTGCACCGGGCCATGCTCGAGGCGGGCGGCTTCACCGTCCACCTGGCCTCCAGCGGCAAGAGCGCCCTGGAGCGCCTGCTGTCGGACACCTACGACGTCATCATCTGCGACCTGGAGATGGAGGAGATGGACGGCGAGACGCTCATCCGGAAGCTGCGCGAGCGCCCGGAGACGCGGGATCTGCCCGTCATCCTCGTGTCCACGCACGAGTCCGGCCGCGAGCGTGGACGCGCCGCGGGCGCGGATGGTTTCCTCAGTAAACGTGACTGCGCCTCGGGCCGGCTCCTGGCCGAGGTGCTCGATGTCATGAGCCGTCGGGGAGGGCGCTCATGA
- a CDS encoding chemotaxis protein CheB, producing MSIPKPIRVLVVDDSPTMVNTMAALLTQDSRIEIVGRAGDGNRAVSLARLLRPDVITMDLLLPGLDGPGAIAAIMADAPARILVVSAVADRGAELGFQAIRAGALELIAKPNVTSGEELRKWGKELVNSVCLMAEVPVISRRPRREFTPPLPSTGARVDIFGLAASTGGPPALAEILSRLPKDLPVPMVVAQHITEGFTPGMVRWLSQVTQLSVNIAKDGERLEPSKVYFPLDGHDLTIDRGVARLSRTRGGPCPSGDLLLSSLARVYGARAGGGVLTGMGDDGARGLLEIRRAGGLTCAQDELTSVVFGMPKAALDIGATDQALPLSAMPDFIRQCCMKPFERSRGEGS from the coding sequence ATGAGCATACCGAAGCCGATTCGAGTGCTGGTGGTGGATGACTCGCCCACCATGGTGAACACCATGGCGGCGCTGCTCACCCAGGACTCGCGTATCGAGATCGTCGGCCGGGCCGGAGATGGGAACCGGGCCGTGTCGCTGGCCCGGCTGCTGCGGCCGGACGTCATCACCATGGACCTGCTGCTGCCGGGCCTGGACGGGCCGGGAGCCATCGCCGCCATCATGGCGGACGCGCCCGCCCGCATCCTGGTGGTGAGCGCCGTGGCGGACCGCGGCGCGGAGCTGGGCTTCCAGGCCATCCGCGCCGGCGCGCTGGAGCTCATCGCCAAGCCCAACGTCACCTCCGGCGAGGAGCTGCGCAAGTGGGGCAAGGAGCTGGTCAACTCCGTCTGCCTCATGGCGGAGGTGCCCGTCATCTCCCGCAGGCCCCGGCGCGAGTTCACCCCGCCGCTGCCCTCCACGGGCGCCCGCGTCGACATCTTCGGGCTGGCCGCCTCCACCGGCGGGCCTCCGGCGCTGGCGGAGATCCTCTCGCGGCTGCCCAAGGATCTGCCCGTGCCCATGGTCGTCGCCCAGCACATCACCGAGGGCTTCACCCCGGGCATGGTGCGCTGGCTCAGCCAGGTGACGCAGCTGAGCGTGAACATCGCCAAGGACGGCGAGCGGCTCGAGCCGAGCAAGGTGTACTTCCCGCTGGACGGGCATGATCTCACCATCGACCGGGGCGTTGCCCGGCTCAGCCGTACGCGCGGTGGGCCCTGCCCCTCGGGAGACCTGCTGCTCTCCTCCCTGGCCCGGGTGTACGGGGCTCGGGCGGGCGGCGGCGTGCTCACCGGCATGGGGGACGACGGAGCGCGCGGCCTGCTGGAGATTCGCCGGGCGGGCGGCCTCACCTGCGCCCAGGACGAGCTCACCTCGGTCGTCTTCGGCATGCCCAAGGCGGCGCTGGACATCGGCGCCACCGATCAGGCGCTGCCTCTGTCGGCCATGCCCGACTTCATCCGCCAATGCTGCATGAAGCCCTTCGAGCGATCTCGGGGGGAGGGGTCCTGA
- a CDS encoding 2-oxoglutarate dehydrogenase E1 component, with protein sequence MANFQDSYLSGANIDFIEGLYARYLQDPSSVDPSWRDIFERNNGAGRPIFNKTLLEAPAPAAPATPGKNGKPAAAVAQAPAPAPVAAPAQDVRLQARVDQTITAFRLRGHLRAKLDPLGRARPPLEHVADMPMVDEKHFSSEESQQTVESGSVFAEPRVKLEELLGRLRRTYSGSIGVEFMQMLDSERRRWLMRRMEHSENRMQFPVEEQRHLLTRLSYAEGFENFLHTKYVGVKRFSLDGGESLIPMLDAILEVGGGMNLKEVVIGMAHRGRLNVLTNILHKSPDQIFSEFEGPADPKAYIGRGDVKYHMGFSSDHTTRAGASIHLSLAFNPSHLEAVDPVVEGRVRAKQDRSGDSDRTRVMPLLIHGDAAFMGQGVVAETLNLSRLKGYETGGTIHVVINNQVGFTTDPSDSRSSIYATAIAQMLDVPVFHVNGDDPEACVHVARLAAEFRQTFKSDVVIDLICYRRYGHNEGDDPSFTQPHMYELIRKQPTVRTLYAQLLAERGTISADESEAIKQACLKEFDDALTRIKQARQFKEPSALEGLWKPYKGGSQKNAPEVPTAVDKGRLHEALRKLSEVPAGFNVHPVVERTVLKKRQSMLESEELLWSEGESLAYATLLSEGYGVRLSGQDSERGTFSHRHAVLHDVKTGERFVPLRQFHSGRATFQVYNSPLSEMGVMGFEYGYSLDVPDGLTIWEAQFGDFANGAQIIIDQFIAAGESKWRRLSGLTLLLPHAYEGQGPEHSSARLERFLGLCAEDNMQVCYPTTPAQIFHLLRRQVVRPYRKPLVIMSPKSLLRRPEATSKLDELATGRFQEIILDRKEAEPAGVTRLLLCSGKVYYDLVKARDEQKAWNISIVRVEQLYPFPFDALASLVSSMPKLTELFWVQEEPRNAGGWYFMFPRLHDVASSRASGPVKIGYIGRAEAASPATGFTKTHDYEQHLIVEEAILRGTKNGR encoded by the coding sequence ATGGCGAATTTTCAGGACTCGTACCTCTCTGGCGCCAACATCGACTTCATCGAAGGGCTGTACGCCCGCTACCTTCAGGATCCCTCCAGCGTGGATCCGAGCTGGCGGGACATCTTCGAGCGCAACAATGGCGCCGGGCGCCCCATCTTCAACAAGACGCTGCTGGAGGCTCCCGCCCCGGCCGCCCCCGCCACCCCGGGCAAGAACGGCAAGCCGGCCGCCGCCGTAGCCCAGGCGCCGGCTCCCGCCCCCGTGGCGGCGCCCGCCCAGGACGTGCGGCTGCAGGCCCGGGTGGACCAGACCATCACCGCCTTCCGGCTGCGCGGCCACCTGCGCGCGAAGCTGGATCCGCTCGGCCGTGCCCGCCCGCCGCTGGAGCACGTGGCGGACATGCCCATGGTGGACGAGAAGCACTTCTCCTCCGAGGAGTCCCAGCAGACCGTGGAGAGCGGCAGCGTCTTCGCCGAGCCCCGGGTGAAGCTGGAGGAGCTGCTCGGGCGCCTGCGCCGCACGTACAGCGGCTCCATCGGCGTCGAGTTCATGCAGATGCTCGACAGCGAGCGTCGGCGCTGGCTCATGCGGCGCATGGAGCACAGCGAGAACCGGATGCAGTTCCCGGTGGAGGAGCAGCGTCACCTGCTCACCCGGCTCTCCTACGCGGAGGGCTTCGAGAACTTCCTGCACACCAAGTACGTGGGCGTGAAGCGCTTCAGCCTGGACGGCGGTGAGAGCCTCATCCCCATGCTGGACGCCATCCTCGAGGTGGGCGGCGGCATGAACCTCAAGGAGGTCGTCATCGGCATGGCCCACCGCGGCCGCCTCAACGTGCTGACGAACATCCTCCACAAGAGCCCGGATCAGATCTTCAGCGAGTTCGAGGGCCCGGCGGACCCGAAGGCCTACATCGGTCGCGGCGACGTGAAGTACCACATGGGCTTCTCGTCGGATCACACCACGCGCGCCGGGGCCAGCATCCACCTGTCGCTGGCCTTCAACCCCAGCCACCTGGAGGCGGTGGATCCGGTGGTGGAGGGCCGCGTGCGCGCCAAGCAGGACCGCAGCGGGGACAGCGATCGCACCCGCGTGATGCCGCTGCTCATCCACGGGGACGCGGCCTTCATGGGCCAGGGCGTGGTGGCCGAGACGCTCAACCTGTCGCGGCTCAAGGGCTACGAGACGGGCGGCACCATCCACGTCGTCATCAACAACCAGGTGGGCTTCACCACCGACCCGAGCGACTCGCGCTCCTCCATCTACGCCACCGCCATCGCGCAGATGCTGGACGTGCCCGTCTTCCACGTGAACGGGGATGACCCCGAGGCCTGCGTCCACGTGGCGCGCCTGGCCGCCGAGTTCCGGCAGACGTTCAAGAGCGACGTCGTCATCGATCTCATCTGCTACCGGCGCTACGGCCACAACGAGGGTGACGATCCGTCCTTCACCCAGCCGCACATGTACGAGCTGATCCGCAAGCAGCCCACGGTGCGCACGCTGTACGCGCAGCTGCTGGCCGAGCGCGGCACCATCTCCGCCGACGAGTCCGAGGCCATCAAGCAGGCCTGCCTCAAGGAGTTCGACGACGCGCTCACCCGCATCAAGCAGGCGCGCCAGTTCAAGGAGCCCAGCGCCCTGGAGGGCCTGTGGAAGCCCTACAAGGGCGGCTCGCAGAAGAACGCGCCGGAGGTGCCCACCGCGGTGGACAAGGGCCGGCTGCACGAGGCCCTGCGCAAGCTGTCCGAGGTCCCCGCGGGCTTCAACGTCCACCCGGTGGTGGAGCGCACGGTGCTCAAGAAGCGCCAGTCCATGCTGGAGAGCGAGGAGCTGCTCTGGTCCGAGGGCGAGTCGCTGGCCTACGCCACGCTCTTGAGCGAGGGCTACGGGGTGCGGCTGTCCGGCCAGGACAGCGAGCGCGGCACCTTCAGCCACCGCCACGCGGTGCTGCACGACGTGAAGACGGGTGAGCGCTTCGTGCCGCTGCGGCAGTTCCACAGCGGCCGCGCCACCTTCCAGGTCTACAACAGCCCGCTGTCCGAGATGGGCGTGATGGGCTTCGAGTACGGCTACAGCCTGGACGTGCCGGACGGCCTCACCATCTGGGAGGCCCAGTTCGGCGACTTCGCCAACGGCGCGCAGATCATCATCGATCAGTTCATCGCCGCCGGTGAGAGCAAGTGGCGCCGGCTGTCGGGCCTCACCCTGCTGCTGCCGCACGCCTACGAGGGCCAGGGCCCGGAGCACTCCAGCGCCCGCCTCGAGCGCTTCCTCGGCCTGTGCGCCGAGGACAACATGCAGGTGTGCTACCCCACCACGCCGGCGCAGATCTTCCACCTGCTGCGCCGCCAGGTGGTGCGCCCCTACCGCAAGCCGCTGGTCATCATGTCGCCCAAGAGCCTGCTGCGCCGCCCGGAGGCGACCAGCAAGCTGGACGAGCTGGCCACGGGCCGCTTCCAGGAGATCATCCTCGACCGCAAGGAGGCGGAGCCCGCGGGCGTGACGCGGCTGCTGCTGTGCTCCGGCAAGGTCTACTACGATCTCGTCAAGGCCCGGGACGAGCAGAAGGCGTGGAACATCTCCATCGTCCGGGTGGAGCAGCTCTACCCGTTCCCCTTCGACGCGCTGGCCAGCCTGGTCTCCAGCATGCCGAAGCTGACCGAGCTCTTCTGGGTGCAGGAGGAGCCGCGCAACGCCGGCGGGTGGTATTTCATGTTCCCCCGCCTGCATGACGTGGCATCTTCCCGCGCCAGCGGGCCCGTGAAGATCGGCTACATCGGGCGGGCGGAGGCCGCCAGCCCGGCGACCGGATTCACGAAGACCCACGACTACGAGCAGCACCTCATCGTCGAGGAAGCCATCCTCCGAGGAACCAAGAATGGCCGTTGA
- a CDS encoding response regulator, which produces MSLPSLLLVDDSDAILALEKAILSGHYSLHTASNGREALEKVGKLQPAAVLLDLSMPEMDGDEVLQRMKRDPALAEIPVIIISSEKSRAEACLGMGAEAFLAKPFRAEDLLSKVATTLENARRRARAGSMLVLRMSAGDQEFALPLESVREVLLQPALRPLPGGPAYLSEYVELRGAAICVLDVARRLGQEHRVSLRERMLVIIHVEDMPLALCVDRVQDPEEFSASEIDRNVGGAEHGLLQEGLVGMVRVFGGRALPLLDPKVFVSRGLLRELPEMLRQGGVRLGA; this is translated from the coding sequence GTGAGCCTTCCTTCCCTCCTCCTCGTCGACGACAGCGACGCCATCCTTGCGCTCGAGAAGGCGATCCTCTCGGGGCATTACTCGCTGCACACGGCGAGCAATGGCCGCGAGGCGCTCGAGAAGGTGGGAAAGCTGCAGCCAGCGGCGGTGCTGCTGGACCTGTCGATGCCGGAGATGGACGGGGACGAGGTGCTCCAGCGGATGAAGAGGGATCCGGCGCTGGCCGAGATCCCCGTCATCATCATCTCCTCGGAGAAGTCCCGCGCCGAGGCGTGCCTGGGGATGGGGGCCGAGGCCTTCCTGGCCAAGCCCTTCCGCGCCGAGGACCTGCTGTCCAAGGTGGCCACCACGCTGGAGAACGCCCGGAGGCGGGCGCGCGCGGGGTCCATGCTGGTGCTGCGCATGAGCGCCGGGGACCAGGAGTTCGCCCTGCCGCTGGAGTCGGTGCGCGAGGTGCTGCTGCAGCCGGCGCTGCGGCCGCTGCCTGGCGGGCCGGCCTACCTGTCCGAGTACGTGGAGCTGCGCGGCGCGGCCATCTGCGTGCTGGACGTGGCGCGCAGGCTGGGCCAGGAGCACCGCGTCTCGCTGCGCGAGCGGATGCTGGTCATCATCCACGTGGAGGACATGCCGCTGGCGCTCTGCGTGGACCGGGTGCAGGACCCGGAGGAGTTCTCCGCGTCGGAGATCGACCGGAACGTGGGCGGTGCCGAGCACGGGCTCCTCCAGGAGGGGCTGGTCGGCATGGTGCGCGTTTTCGGTGGGCGGGCTCTGCCCCTGCTCGATCCGAAGGTGTTCGTTTCTCGGGGCCTTCTGAGGGAGCTGCCTGAGATGCTGAGGCAGGGGGGGGTGAGGCTGGGCGCATGA
- a CDS encoding chemotaxis protein CheW, with protein MKLSPRTPDEAQEEEIRDLLEERAKRLRDLEQNEANREEAVHLVAEFPLGEERYALPLEALRAALPLRMVTPVPLSAPHVIGVLRFQGQVLAALSLASLLGGHGWRQDPAVLLVLDRGDKELCAVDCEAIPRPIGLPVGAVEAARARSEGPILEVLFSPQPGQQQLVHLIDPPRLFARGGTGARNGR; from the coding sequence ATGAAACTGTCGCCAAGGACCCCGGACGAGGCGCAGGAAGAAGAGATCCGCGATCTATTGGAGGAGCGCGCCAAGCGTCTGCGCGACCTCGAGCAGAATGAGGCCAACCGCGAGGAGGCGGTGCACCTGGTGGCGGAGTTCCCGCTGGGTGAGGAGCGCTATGCGCTGCCGCTCGAGGCGCTGCGGGCGGCGCTCCCGCTGCGCATGGTGACGCCCGTGCCCCTCTCCGCGCCCCACGTCATCGGCGTGCTGCGCTTCCAGGGGCAGGTGCTCGCCGCCCTGAGCCTCGCCTCGCTGCTGGGCGGCCATGGCTGGCGGCAGGACCCGGCCGTGCTGCTCGTGCTGGATCGCGGCGACAAGGAGCTGTGCGCGGTGGACTGCGAGGCCATTCCCCGTCCCATCGGCCTGCCGGTGGGCGCGGTGGAGGCGGCGCGCGCCCGGTCCGAGGGGCCGATCCTCGAGGTCCTCTTCAGCCCGCAGCCGGGCCAGCAACAGCTCGTCCACCTCATCGACCCTCCTCGCCTGTTCGCGCGGGGCGGCACCGGAGCGCGCAATGGCCGTTGA
- the fabI gene encoding enoyl-ACP reductase FabI: MLLQGKKILITGVLTPQSLAYGIAEHALAQGAEIILTGFGRARSLTERSAKRLKPGTEVLELDVTKSEHFTALAESLRQKWGRVDGVLHSVAFAPEDALGGNFLNTPWESVQTAFRISTYSLKELSAAVAPLMTNGGSIVTLDFDNRVAWPIYDWMGVCKAALEATVRYLARDLGPKGIRVNSLAAGPLATIAAKGIPGFKALEQGWGKQAPLGWSSKNSHDSVARTACALLSDWMPSTTGEQVHVDGGYHAIGAPPVDTSAEQAAGDVPPAAE, translated from the coding sequence ATGCTGTTGCAGGGCAAGAAGATCCTGATCACCGGAGTGCTCACCCCCCAGTCGCTGGCCTATGGCATCGCCGAGCACGCGCTGGCCCAGGGGGCAGAGATCATCCTCACCGGCTTCGGCCGGGCGCGCTCCCTCACCGAGCGGAGCGCCAAGCGCCTCAAGCCCGGCACCGAGGTGCTGGAGCTGGACGTCACGAAGTCGGAGCACTTCACCGCCCTCGCCGAGTCGCTGCGCCAGAAGTGGGGGCGGGTGGACGGCGTGCTGCACTCGGTGGCGTTCGCGCCCGAGGACGCCCTGGGTGGCAACTTCCTCAACACTCCCTGGGAGAGCGTGCAGACGGCCTTCCGCATCTCCACGTATTCCCTGAAGGAGCTGTCCGCGGCGGTGGCCCCGCTGATGACCAATGGCGGGTCCATCGTTACCCTGGACTTCGACAACCGGGTGGCCTGGCCCATCTACGACTGGATGGGGGTGTGCAAGGCGGCGCTCGAGGCCACGGTCCGCTACCTGGCCAGGGACCTGGGCCCCAAGGGCATCCGGGTGAATTCACTGGCCGCCGGGCCCCTGGCCACCATCGCGGCCAAGGGAATTCCGGGCTTCAAGGCTCTGGAGCAGGGGTGGGGGAAGCAGGCCCCACTGGGTTGGAGCTCCAAGAACAGCCATGACAGCGTGGCGCGGACGGCGTGCGCCCTGCTGTCGGACTGGATGCCCTCGACGACGGGGGAGCAGGTCCACGTGGACGGGGGGTACCACGCGATCGGCGCACCGCCGGTCGACACGAGTGCCGAGCAGGCAGCAGGAGACGTTCCGCCGGCTGCCGAGTAG
- a CDS encoding response regulator has protein sequence MSDNILVVDDSPTVRNIIKIYLMNLRLSILEAEDATRALQLLRLVPVSVVIADINMPGMDGITFVKEIRASKEAQLRGIPVILLTAEKGGDLRQRGAEAGANAFIQKPVSHADLTETVRQFLPLAAP, from the coding sequence GTGAGCGACAACATCCTGGTGGTGGATGACAGCCCGACTGTCCGCAACATCATCAAGATCTACTTGATGAATCTCCGGCTCAGCATTCTCGAGGCCGAGGATGCGACGCGGGCCTTGCAGCTGTTGAGGCTGGTGCCGGTGAGTGTGGTGATCGCGGACATCAACATGCCGGGAATGGACGGCATCACCTTCGTCAAGGAGATCCGAGCCAGCAAGGAAGCCCAGCTGCGAGGCATCCCCGTCATCCTTCTCACGGCCGAGAAGGGGGGGGACCTGCGGCAGCGGGGAGCGGAGGCGGGAGCCAACGCCTTCATCCAGAAACCCGTCTCCCATGCTGACCTGACCGAGACCGTTCGGCAGTTCCTGCCTCTCGCCGCCCCGTGA
- a CDS encoding CheR family methyltransferase, translated as MTGGVDPLLYARARQLIIERTGFRDDAIAPESLERVVRAELARGRSVTELVQELERPDSDFAQTVVRASLVGETYFFRHPEHFRFMAREAVPRVLRAGVKRLRGWSAGCATGEEAYSLAACLQASAPQGVLVEVLGTDINEGSLTTARRATYGAWSRRDSGPHLFPLYRPLEERQVVIFDGVRNVTSFVVANLMAPLDASLGQFHFILCRNVLTYFTPASREQALTNIVQTLAPGGFLFLGTVEVDRPPAGLVRVGPPELQAFHRPLHPEVAVPAQSKAPSRTGIPAITPVPLPPAALQAAQKPASRPGGPVLTPVPLPPGALPPQKAPPSAPPRPPALQRSASQLHLEALERIEQGEVNRAASMLEALVKQFPDYLPGLLELALLRERNGSRAAAYPLMRAVHARAAELPPDQIVEGPESLPARFYKASADAYLNLGASE; from the coding sequence ATGACGGGGGGAGTCGATCCGCTGCTGTACGCCCGCGCGCGGCAGCTCATCATCGAGCGCACGGGCTTCCGCGATGACGCCATCGCTCCAGAGTCCCTGGAGCGCGTGGTGCGCGCGGAGCTTGCGCGGGGGCGCTCCGTCACCGAGCTGGTCCAGGAGCTGGAGCGTCCGGACAGCGACTTCGCCCAGACCGTGGTGCGCGCCTCCCTGGTGGGAGAGACGTACTTCTTCCGCCACCCGGAGCACTTCCGCTTCATGGCCCGCGAGGCGGTGCCGCGCGTGCTGCGCGCCGGAGTGAAGCGCCTGCGCGGCTGGAGCGCCGGCTGCGCCACCGGAGAGGAGGCCTACTCGCTGGCCGCCTGCCTGCAGGCCTCCGCGCCGCAGGGAGTCCTCGTGGAGGTGCTGGGCACGGACATCAACGAGGGGAGCCTGACGACGGCGCGGCGCGCCACCTATGGGGCGTGGTCCCGGCGGGACTCGGGCCCGCACCTGTTTCCCCTCTACCGCCCGCTCGAGGAGCGGCAGGTGGTCATCTTCGACGGGGTGCGCAACGTCACCAGCTTCGTGGTGGCCAACCTGATGGCCCCGCTGGACGCGTCGCTCGGCCAGTTCCACTTCATCCTCTGCCGCAACGTCCTCACGTACTTCACCCCCGCCTCGCGCGAGCAGGCGCTGACCAACATCGTCCAGACGCTCGCCCCCGGGGGCTTCCTGTTCCTGGGCACGGTGGAGGTGGATCGGCCTCCGGCGGGGCTGGTGCGCGTGGGGCCTCCCGAGCTGCAGGCCTTCCACCGCCCTCTGCACCCCGAGGTGGCGGTGCCGGCTCAGTCGAAGGCGCCGTCCCGCACGGGCATCCCCGCCATCACTCCGGTGCCCCTGCCTCCCGCGGCGCTCCAGGCGGCCCAGAAGCCGGCCTCGCGGCCCGGAGGGCCCGTGCTCACCCCGGTGCCGCTCCCCCCGGGCGCATTGCCGCCGCAGAAGGCGCCTCCGTCCGCCCCGCCTCGCCCACCCGCGCTCCAGCGCTCCGCCTCGCAGCTCCACCTGGAGGCGCTCGAGCGCATCGAGCAGGGCGAGGTGAACCGTGCCGCCTCCATGCTGGAGGCCCTGGTGAAGCAGTTCCCGGACTACCTGCCGGGCCTGCTGGAGCTGGCGCTGCTGCGCGAGCGCAACGGTTCGCGTGCCGCGGCCTATCCGCTCATGCGGGCGGTGCATGCCCGGGCCGCGGAGCTGCCGCCGGATCAGATCGTCGAGGGGCCCGAGTCCCTCCCGGCCCGCTTCTACAAGGCGTCCGCCGACGCGTACCTCAACCTGGGAGCCTCTGAATGA